One Paraburkholderia sp. IMGN_8 DNA window includes the following coding sequences:
- a CDS encoding ethanolamine ammonia-lyase subunit EutB codes for MSYTETIGSRTYRFADLKTLLAKASPQRSGDQLAGVAAASEEERVAAKMALAQVPLRTFLNEALIPYESDEVTRLVIDDHSPQAFAEIAHLTVGDFRNWLLSSTTDADALTRITAGLTPEMVAAVSKLMRNQDLIAAARKRPVVTRFRNTVGLPGHMSVRLQPNHPTDDVKGIAASMLDGLMYGCGDAMIGINPASDNLAAITTLLVMIDDFRQRYQVPTQSCVLTHVTNTIAAIEKGAPVDLVFQSIAGTEKANAGFGISLALLQEAYEAGLSLKRGTVGNNLMYFETGQGSALSANAHHGVDQQTCEVRAYAVARKFNPFLVNTVVGFIGPEYLYDGKQITRAGLEDHFCGKLLGVPMGCDICYTNHAEADQDDMDNLLTLLGVAGINFIMGIPGADDVMLNYQSTSFHDALYVRDVLGLRRAPEFEEWLESMQITDARGALLSASTQQPLLEGARDWMGIA; via the coding sequence ATGAGCTACACCGAGACAATCGGCAGCCGCACCTATCGTTTCGCCGACCTCAAAACGCTGCTGGCGAAAGCGAGTCCGCAGCGTTCGGGCGATCAACTCGCGGGCGTCGCCGCGGCCAGCGAAGAAGAACGCGTCGCAGCCAAGATGGCGCTTGCCCAAGTGCCGCTGCGCACTTTCCTCAACGAAGCGCTGATCCCGTACGAAAGCGACGAGGTCACGCGCCTCGTGATCGACGATCACTCGCCGCAAGCCTTCGCCGAGATCGCGCATCTGACGGTAGGCGATTTCCGCAACTGGCTGCTCAGCAGCACGACCGATGCCGACGCGCTCACACGTATCACCGCCGGCCTTACGCCGGAGATGGTTGCGGCGGTGTCGAAGCTGATGCGCAATCAGGACCTGATCGCGGCGGCGCGCAAGCGTCCGGTGGTCACGCGCTTTCGCAATACGGTCGGCTTGCCGGGCCACATGTCGGTGCGTCTGCAACCGAATCATCCGACCGACGACGTCAAAGGCATCGCCGCGTCGATGCTCGACGGCCTGATGTACGGCTGCGGCGACGCGATGATCGGCATCAACCCCGCCAGCGACAATCTCGCCGCGATCACCACACTGCTCGTGATGATTGACGACTTTCGCCAGCGCTATCAGGTGCCGACGCAATCGTGCGTACTGACCCACGTCACCAACACGATCGCCGCGATCGAAAAAGGCGCGCCGGTCGATCTGGTGTTTCAGTCGATTGCCGGTACGGAGAAGGCGAACGCAGGATTCGGCATTTCGCTCGCGCTGCTGCAGGAAGCGTATGAAGCGGGCTTGTCGCTCAAACGCGGCACGGTCGGCAATAACCTGATGTATTTCGAAACCGGGCAGGGCAGCGCGTTGTCAGCCAACGCGCATCACGGCGTCGATCAACAAACCTGCGAAGTGCGCGCCTATGCGGTCGCGCGCAAGTTCAATCCGTTTCTGGTCAACACGGTGGTCGGTTTCATCGGACCGGAATATTTGTACGACGGCAAGCAGATCACCCGCGCGGGTCTCGAAGATCACTTCTGCGGCAAGCTGCTCGGCGTGCCGATGGGTTGCGACATCTGCTACACGAATCACGCCGAGGCCGATCAGGACGACATGGACAACTTGCTCACACTGCTGGGCGTGGCGGGCATCAACTTCATCATGGGCATTCCGGGCGCGGACGACGTGATGCTCAACTATCAAAGCACGTCATTTCACGACGCGCTGTATGTGCGCGACGTGCTCGGCTTGCGCCGCGCACCTGAATTCGAAGAATGGCTGGAGTCGATGCAGATCACCGACGCGCGCGGCGCATTGCTCAGCGCATCGACTCAACAACCGCTGCTGGAAGGCGCGCGCGACTGGATGGGCATCGCATGA
- the eat gene encoding ethanolamine permease, whose amino-acid sequence MKSESKSQHVGKVTHHELKQTLGTWQLWGIAVGLVISGEYFGWSYGWASAGTLGFVVTAVFIAAMYTTFIFSFTELTTSIPHAGGPFAYARHAFGPTGGYLAGAATLVEFVFAPPAIALAIGAYLHVQFPGLEPKHAAMGAYLVFMALNIVGVQIAAAFELCVTLLAIFELLVFMGVVSPGFQWSNFTKGGWSGADTFSMGSFHGMFAAIPFAIWFFLAIEGVAMAAEEAKNPKRSIPIAYVAGILTLVVLAIGVMVFAGAAGDWTKLSNINDPLPQAMKFIVGEHSGWMHMLVWLGLFGLVASFHGIILGYSRQIFALARAGYLPEWLSTVHPRFKTPHRAILAGGVVGIAAIYSDELIQFGGQTLTANIVTMSVFGAIVMYIISMLSLFKLRRSDPNMERPFRAPLFPFFPAFALVAAVICLATMVYFNFLVAIVFAIFLALGYVYFLLTRHQRETAPADTLLEE is encoded by the coding sequence ATGAAATCAGAGTCCAAAAGTCAGCACGTCGGCAAGGTCACGCATCACGAGTTGAAACAGACGCTCGGCACGTGGCAACTGTGGGGAATCGCGGTCGGTCTCGTCATTTCGGGCGAGTACTTCGGCTGGAGCTACGGCTGGGCAAGCGCCGGCACGCTCGGCTTCGTCGTCACGGCGGTGTTTATCGCAGCGATGTACACCACCTTCATCTTCAGTTTCACCGAACTCACCACGTCGATCCCGCATGCGGGTGGCCCGTTCGCCTACGCACGGCATGCGTTCGGCCCGACCGGCGGTTATCTGGCTGGTGCGGCGACGCTCGTCGAATTCGTGTTTGCGCCACCGGCCATTGCGCTCGCAATCGGCGCGTATCTGCATGTGCAGTTTCCCGGCCTCGAACCGAAGCACGCGGCAATGGGAGCGTATCTCGTCTTCATGGCGCTGAATATCGTCGGCGTGCAGATCGCCGCGGCCTTCGAGTTGTGTGTGACGCTGCTCGCGATCTTCGAACTGCTGGTGTTCATGGGCGTCGTCTCGCCAGGTTTCCAGTGGTCCAACTTCACGAAGGGCGGCTGGTCGGGCGCGGACACCTTCAGCATGGGCTCGTTCCATGGCATGTTCGCGGCGATCCCGTTCGCGATCTGGTTCTTTCTCGCGATCGAAGGCGTCGCGATGGCCGCCGAGGAAGCGAAGAACCCGAAGCGCTCGATTCCGATCGCCTACGTCGCCGGCATTCTGACGCTGGTGGTGCTCGCCATCGGTGTGATGGTGTTTGCGGGCGCGGCGGGCGACTGGACCAAGCTGTCGAACATCAACGACCCGCTGCCGCAAGCGATGAAGTTCATTGTCGGCGAACATAGCGGCTGGATGCACATGCTGGTGTGGCTCGGCCTGTTCGGGCTCGTCGCGTCGTTTCACGGCATCATCCTCGGCTATTCGCGGCAAATTTTCGCGCTGGCCCGCGCGGGTTATCTGCCGGAGTGGCTCTCGACAGTGCATCCGCGCTTCAAGACGCCGCATCGCGCGATTCTCGCGGGTGGCGTGGTCGGCATTGCCGCGATTTACAGCGATGAGCTGATCCAGTTCGGCGGCCAGACGCTGACGGCGAACATCGTGACGATGTCCGTATTTGGCGCTATCGTGATGTATATCATCAGCATGTTGTCGCTGTTCAAGCTGCGCCGCTCGGACCCGAACATGGAGCGCCCGTTCCGCGCGCCGCTGTTTCCGTTCTTTCCGGCGTTCGCGCTGGTGGCCGCGGTGATTTGTCTGGCGACGATGGTCTACTTCAATTTTCTGGTGGCCATCGTGTTCGCGATCTTCCTCGCGCTGGGCTACGTCTACTTCCTGCTGACGCGCCATCAACGCGAAACGGCGCCGGCGGACACTTTGCTCGAAGAATGA
- a CDS encoding AraC family transcriptional regulator, with protein MNQSDNRSRYEARLGRVLDHIYDHLDEPLDIDRLAEIACLSPYHWHRIYQAMYGETVATTVRRLRLHRAAGYLANGTMPIAEIAERSGYSSLQSFSRTFRAAFGVPPAQYRKQGTHSRFRPALSGDKQMTMREVVIRDVEAMEVLSVDHVGPYMQIGKAFDGLFGWLAKHNLLAAQMRMIGIYYDDPGVVAENELRSKAGVLLPHPIQAAVTVSAPVSVAHVKGGQYAVLRHKGPYSDMRAAYEWLYGTWLVQSGREAADAPVFEEYLNSPKETAPADLVTEICLPLV; from the coding sequence ATGAACCAATCGGACAATCGGTCGCGCTACGAAGCTCGGCTGGGCCGCGTGCTCGACCATATTTACGATCATCTGGACGAACCGCTGGATATAGACCGTCTGGCGGAAATCGCCTGTTTGTCGCCGTATCACTGGCATCGAATCTACCAGGCGATGTACGGCGAGACCGTGGCGACGACGGTGCGCCGCTTGCGGCTGCATCGTGCGGCTGGATACCTCGCGAATGGCACGATGCCAATCGCAGAAATTGCCGAGCGCTCGGGCTACAGCAGTTTGCAGTCTTTCTCGCGCACCTTTCGCGCGGCGTTTGGTGTTCCACCGGCGCAGTATCGCAAGCAGGGCACACATAGCCGGTTTCGTCCGGCGCTTTCAGGAGACAAGCAAATGACGATGCGTGAAGTGGTGATTCGTGACGTAGAGGCGATGGAGGTTCTGTCGGTGGATCACGTTGGGCCGTACATGCAGATCGGCAAGGCGTTCGACGGTTTGTTCGGTTGGCTGGCGAAACACAATCTGCTGGCAGCGCAGATGCGGATGATCGGGATTTACTACGACGATCCGGGTGTGGTTGCGGAGAACGAATTGCGGTCGAAAGCTGGCGTGTTGTTGCCGCATCCGATTCAGGCGGCTGTGACGGTGAGCGCGCCGGTTTCGGTGGCTCATGTGAAGGGTGGTCAATATGCGGTGCTGCGGCACAAGGGGCCGTATAGCGATATGCGTGCGGCGTATGAGTGGCTGTATGGAACGTGGCTGGTGCAGTCGGGACGTGAAGCTGCGGATGCGCCGGTGTTCGAGGAATATCTGAATAGCCCGAAGGAGACGGCGCCTGCGGATCTGGTCACAGAGATCTGTTTGCCGTTGGTTTGA
- a CDS encoding DUF3375 domain-containing protein — MNFDYSTLDLLRQNHPAWRLLRSDHAPLVASFLQRTFTAPNVRVIAQADLAEALEDELFALREQLGPFAFPKAASDYLNDWAANDKGWLRKFYGPDSDEPHFDLTPATEKAIAWLGTLTERSFVGTESRLLTLFELLKQMSEGSERDPEARLAELHKRRAEIDAEIARAEAGDIPIMDDTALKDRFQQFTAIARELLTDFREVEHNFRGLDRRVRERIALWDGAKGELLEEIMGERDTIADSDQGRSFRAFWDFLMSSRRQEELTALLDRVLALPPVAELKPDARTRRVHYDWLEAGEHTQRTVAFLSQQLRRFLDDQAWLENRRIMDILRGVEAKALALRDTPPSGEIMTIADTAADIELPMERPLYSAALKPRIASISIEAGDADIDAAALYAQVVVDKARLTWHIRHVLQDRSQVTLRELCEMQPLQQGLAELVAYLQLAGDTFSSVVDEQSSETIMWRSVKEGGEHQTRQASLPRVIFVR; from the coding sequence ATGAACTTCGACTATTCCACGCTGGACCTGTTGCGCCAGAACCATCCCGCATGGCGCCTGCTACGCTCGGATCACGCACCGCTCGTCGCGAGCTTCCTGCAGCGAACTTTCACGGCGCCCAACGTGCGGGTAATCGCGCAAGCGGATCTGGCCGAAGCCCTCGAAGACGAACTGTTTGCATTGCGCGAACAACTCGGTCCCTTCGCCTTTCCCAAAGCGGCTTCGGACTATCTGAACGACTGGGCGGCTAACGATAAAGGCTGGCTGCGCAAGTTCTATGGCCCGGATTCGGATGAACCGCATTTCGATCTCACGCCCGCTACCGAGAAGGCCATCGCATGGCTTGGCACATTGACTGAACGCAGTTTCGTCGGCACGGAATCGCGCCTGCTCACGCTGTTCGAATTGCTCAAGCAAATGAGCGAAGGCAGCGAGCGGGACCCCGAGGCGCGCCTTGCCGAACTTCATAAGCGCCGTGCGGAGATTGACGCAGAGATCGCGCGTGCGGAGGCCGGCGACATTCCTATCATGGACGACACCGCGCTGAAAGACCGCTTCCAGCAATTCACCGCCATTGCGCGTGAACTACTGACCGACTTCCGCGAGGTGGAGCACAATTTCCGCGGCCTCGACCGTCGAGTGCGCGAACGCATTGCGCTATGGGACGGTGCAAAGGGCGAACTGCTGGAAGAAATCATGGGCGAACGCGATACGATCGCCGACTCGGATCAGGGCCGCAGCTTTCGCGCATTCTGGGACTTTCTGATGTCGAGTCGTCGTCAGGAAGAACTGACCGCCTTGCTCGACCGCGTGCTCGCCCTTCCGCCTGTGGCCGAACTCAAGCCCGATGCGCGCACCCGGCGAGTCCACTATGACTGGCTCGAAGCCGGCGAGCACACGCAGCGCACGGTCGCCTTTTTGTCGCAGCAGCTGCGGCGCTTTCTCGACGACCAGGCGTGGCTCGAGAACCGCCGGATCATGGACATCTTGCGCGGTGTCGAGGCTAAAGCGCTGGCATTGCGGGACACGCCGCCGTCCGGTGAAATAATGACGATCGCCGATACGGCCGCCGACATCGAATTGCCGATGGAGCGCCCCCTCTATTCAGCTGCGCTGAAACCGCGCATCGCGTCGATTTCGATCGAGGCGGGTGACGCCGACATCGATGCGGCGGCGTTGTATGCACAAGTCGTCGTCGACAAAGCCAGACTGACCTGGCACATCCGTCATGTCCTGCAGGATCGCTCACAAGTGACGCTGCGCGAACTGTGCGAGATGCAGCCGCTGCAGCAGGGTTTGGCCGAACTGGTCGCCTACCTGCAACTTGCCGGCGACACCTTCAGCAGCGTGGTGGACGAACAGTCCAGTGAGACGATCATGTGGCGCAGCGTGAAAGAAGGCGGCGAACACCAGACCCGGCAGGCAAGCCTGCCGCGCGTCATTTTCGTGAGATGA
- a CDS encoding DUF4194 domain-containing protein, producing MLEPEQDATASMHDLSSLLIPLLKGVIYRDADTALWSALLDLQARVRDYVTVLNLELVLDEAEGYAFLRSRPENGDDAPALPRLVARRPLSFPVSLLLALLRKKLAESDASGGETRLILVREQIVDMVRVFLPTGSNEAKLTDQIDTHINKIVELGFLRKLKPVAGKRDGQAAAFEVQRILKAFVDAQWLADFDARLAGYQAQLGAAAGSADD from the coding sequence ATGCTGGAACCCGAACAAGACGCCACGGCGTCGATGCACGATCTGTCGAGCCTTCTGATTCCTTTGCTCAAAGGGGTCATTTACCGGGACGCGGATACGGCACTGTGGAGCGCGTTGCTCGACCTGCAAGCCCGCGTCCGCGACTACGTCACGGTCCTGAACCTCGAGTTGGTACTCGACGAAGCCGAAGGCTACGCATTTCTGCGCTCACGCCCCGAGAACGGCGACGATGCTCCCGCTCTGCCGAGGCTCGTGGCAAGACGTCCGTTATCGTTTCCCGTGAGCCTGTTGCTGGCGTTGCTGCGCAAGAAGCTCGCCGAGTCCGATGCCAGCGGCGGTGAGACACGCCTCATTCTCGTGCGGGAGCAGATCGTCGACATGGTCCGGGTGTTCCTGCCCACCGGCAGCAACGAGGCCAAACTGACCGATCAGATCGATACCCACATCAACAAGATCGTCGAACTCGGCTTTTTGCGCAAACTCAAGCCGGTCGCCGGCAAGCGCGACGGGCAAGCTGCCGCGTTCGAAGTGCAGCGCATCCTCAAAGCGTTTGTCGATGCACAGTGGCTGGCCGATTTCGATGCGCGGCTCGCTGGTTATCAGGCGCAACTCGGGGCAGCAGCAGGGAGCGCCGATGACTGA